In one window of Oncorhynchus kisutch isolate 150728-3 linkage group LG16, Okis_V2, whole genome shotgun sequence DNA:
- the LOC109887993 gene encoding mucin-17, which translates to METNSPYIEKYNDKTSTEYTDKVKDFTTEMEEYYRSTGIRNFTVENVTLSKWSPKDIRLGRGIEEKRMENSLYNPKAVSYCLKVKHNIILTVLNEPGAEQQYKNFVDNVSSALANLTLCSALNSGCPTFTVASVGELQETPLDEKDVCQKTINLDFAKYFEPYNKDGKLLCLTACDPRHNNTKNCNTGICEVTRAGLSCNCKNTNSIWYLADCNHPIHKAGLYAGISITAGVVLVIFGVLIVFLVVNKKKEKRNKDTKQEMVNQWLEDDFEWPTPNTRSTTTPHPGTYDNPAYTNGVSNIYQHSSGPLPTYNPNPQSSERYPPPYYPSEPHNQMHSFPSNQLVRINRPQIRTSYDL; encoded by the exons ATGGAAACTAATTCCCCGTACATAGAAAAATATAACGACAAAACTTCAACTGAATACACAGACAAGGTCAAGGATTTCACCACAGAG ATGGAGGAATACTACAGGAGTACAGGGATACGGAATTTCACAGTGGAAAACGTAACTCTGAG TAAGTGGTCACCTAAAGACATACGCTTGGGACGTGGTATAGAGGAGAAAAGG ATGGAAAACTCCTTGTACAACCCCAAGGCAGTATCATATTG TTTGAAGGTCAAACACAATATCATTCTGACGGTTCTGAATGAACCAGGAGCTGAGCAACAGTACAAGAACTTCGTAGACAACGTTAGTTCAGCTTTGGCGAATCTCACATTGTGTTCAG CTCTTAACTCAGGATGTCCTACGTTTACTGTTGCGTCAGTGGGTGAACTACAAGAAACGCCACTTGATGAGAAAG atgTATGTCAGAAAACAATCAACCTTGATTTTGCTAAATACTTTGAGCCTTACAATAAAGACGGGAAGTTGCTCTGTTTGACGGCATGTGACCCCAGACATAATAACACTAAAAACTGCAACACGGGTATCTGTGAAGTAACCAGAGCCGGACTGTCATGCAA CTGTAAAAACACAAACTCAATCTGGTACCTGGCTGACTGTAACCACCCGATCCACAAGGCTGGGTTATATGCCGGAATCAGTATAACTGCCGGGGTTGTCCTGGTGATATTTGGTGTCCTGATAGTGTTCCTGGTGGTGAACAAGAAAAAGGAAAAGAG GAATAAAGACACTAAGCAGGAGATGGTAAACCAGTGGCTTGAGGATGACTTTGAATGGCCCACACCCAACACCAGGTCCACCACAACACCTCACCCAG GGACGTACGATAACCCAGCATACACCAACGGGGTGTCAAATATCTACCAACACTCAAGCGGTCCTCTTCCAACCTACAATCCCAACCCACAGTCGAGCGAAAGATACCCTCCACCATACTACCCCTCAGAGCCCCACAATCAAATGCACAGCTTCCCAAGCAACCAGCTT GTAAGGATCAACAGACCGCAGATCAGAACATCTTATGACTTGTAG